The following proteins are encoded in a genomic region of Brachypodium distachyon strain Bd21 chromosome 1, Brachypodium_distachyon_v3.0, whole genome shotgun sequence:
- the LOC100846238 gene encoding putative ribosomal large subunit pseudouridine synthase SVR1, chloroplastic, giving the protein MALAAAAAAVTSIHPFLSRPTRVLRLPPLLLRASSSTSTSDFNITFAEPAPSKKASGPGPSAQPLVPWIARGADGKPCLHTTPPPDVLQAVAAAEAEAKRAKRDASRSQKGAGAVTDAPVASVKAKEKKAAPTGPPKFSKAARRFYNENIREHEPQRLAKVLAAAGVASRRTSEELIFQGKVTVNGSVCTSPQTKVDISKDSIYVNGNRISKKLPPKLYFAVNKPKGYICSSGEESKSVISLLDDYLKGWNKIQPGIPKPRLFTVGRLDVATTGLIIVTNDGEFAQKVAHPSSNITKEYVVTIDGAVHKKHLVAISEGTKVDGVKVVPDLVEPLDAQPDAKRTRLRIVVHEGRNHEVRELVQNAGLKVYALKRVRIGRFRLPADLGIGKMVELKEADIKSLEGNT; this is encoded by the exons ATGgctctcgccgctgccgccgccgcggtcacCTCCATCCACCCCTTCCTCTCCCGCCCCACCCGCGTCCTCCGCCTCccacctctcctcctccgcgcctcttcctccacctccacctcagACTTCAACATCACCTTCGCGGAGCCCGCGCCGTCGAAGAAGGCCTCGGGTCCCGGCCCGTCCGCGCAGCCGCTGGTGCCGTGGATCGCCCGCGGCGCGGACGGAAAGCCCTGCCTCcacaccacgccgccgccggacgtcCTCCAGGCCGttgccgcggcggaggcggaggccaaGAGGGCCAAGAGGGACGCCAGCAGGAGCCAGAAGGGCGCCGGCGCGGTTACTGATGCCCCCGTCGCCAGTGTCAAggcaaaggagaagaaggccgcccCCACCGGGCCGCCCAAGTTCTCCAAGGCGGCCAGGAGGTTCTACAATGAGAATATCAGGGAGCACGAGCCGCAGCGTCTCGCCAAGGTCCTTGCCGCTGCAGGAG TGGCCTCAAGAAGGACCAGCGAGGAGCTCATCTTCCAAGGGAAGGTGACCGTCAATGGTTCTGTCTGCACTTCTCCCCAG aCCAAAGTTGACATCTCAAAAGACTCTATCTATGTTAACGGCAACCGCATTTCCAAGAAGCTGCCTCCAAAGCTGTATTTTGCTGTGAACAAGCCAAAAGG GTATATTTGCTCATCCGGTGAAGAATCAAAGTCTGTTATCTCCTTATTAGATGACTATTTGAAAGGATGG AACAAAATTCAGCCAGGAATACCAAAACCACGCTTGTTTACTGTGGGTCGTCTTGATGTTGCCACAACTGGTTTGATCATAGTTACAAATGATG GCGAGTTTGCCCAGAAAGTCGCTCACCCTTCTTCAAATATAACAAAGGA ATATGTAGTTACTATAGATGGGGCAGTGCACAAGAAACACCTCGTAGCTATCAGCGAAGGCACAAAAGTTGACGGAGTCAAGGTCGTACCTGATTTAGTGGAGCCATTAGATGCGCAGCCTGATGCAAAAAGGACCCGACTTAGAATAGTG GTTCATGAAGGAAGGAACCATGAAGTCCGTGAACTTGTGCAGAATGCAGGACTAAAG GTATACGCACTGAAGCGCGTTCGAATAGGCAGATTCCGGCTTCCAGCAGATCTGGG AATTGGGAAGATGGTTGAACTTAAAGAAGCCGACATCAAGTCACTTGAAGGAAACACCTAG
- the LOC100846542 gene encoding uncharacterized protein LOC100846542, producing the protein MNFLYRTAQSELPRIPEQDHRKDESSHKSAKTLEGLIADDPYRTPVSAEEDGAGNNGVGEIGGDAASAASSDSKSSAPTGKHSDVSEDEGWITIPDTELPENWNDISDMAQLRPLDRCFLFPGEQVHIMACLSASQQDAQVISPFRIAAVMSKIENSLQHSTNETSPVSENGDANGTAGDSSSHGVEDNMESVELSDKESPSKQDIMETESLLRMEDHKLQTENMLRRFKRSNFFVRIAESDEPLWSKKRVAATKTTDEQSYSDSQGNSKVSRSNVYNTISDKGFFDGSTSGGVARDTARCYALQNGDIVVILQVNVGVSNMEDPVLEVLQFEKCISSNYIRENLVDGVPNAIEDPCRELLSWLLPLDRTLPPRSLSPATLNPSISHKQSYSAPGSQIFSLSHFRSYSMPSPSSAQSPNIRPQPISETQEFVPEKPAKTPDVINDGQLSFRGVPLEPERYSVRCGLEGVYLPGKRWSKKVEIIQPIEVHSFSAKCTAENLLCVLIKNIAPQHVEDIVVFIDAITVVFEEASKGGSPLSLPIASIEVGHGHSLPNLALRRGEEHSFILKPAIMSSRDRRSNSVVPLTLSLPKMTGAATNASVPRVSESSVPLTDQYAVLVSYHCNYTESKLFFKQATSWQPCAASDLMISVSSELSLRNPSPSARVPQLPVQVLTLEATNMTSENLTLTVLAPEASGSSSVVSLNSAPTTPNGSYDNLNEPVRRSGLGKHGMGFQRLNSVVAGSPKESDNGGNRMSTSAGCTHLWLQSAVPLGCIPARSSTTVKLELLPLTDGIITLDTLQITIKEKGLTYIPEHSLEIHACSGISAGRP; encoded by the exons ATGAATTTCCTCTACCGGACCGCGCAGTCCGAGCTGCCGCGGATCCCCGAGCAAGATCACCGCAAGGATGAATCCTCGCACAAGAGTGCGAAAACCCTGGAGGGTCTTATCGCGGATGATCCATACCGCACCCCTGTGTCCGCTGAAGAAGATGGAGCTGGTAATAACGGAGTGGGAGAGATCGGCGGGGATGCTGCTAGTGCTGCGTCTTCAGATTCGAAAAGTTCAGCTCCGACGGGAAAGCATAGCGATGTTTCAGAGGACGAAGGGTGGATCACAATTCCAGACA CGGAGCTCCCTGAAAATTGGAATGATATTTCGGACATGGCTCAGTTGCGGCCTTTGGACCGTTGCTTCCTTTTTCCTG GCGAGCAGGTTCATATAATGGCGTGTCTGTCAGCCTCTCAGCAAGATGCGCAGGTCATATCTCCATTTAGAATTGCTGCTGTGATGTCTAAGATTGAAAATTCTCTGCAACACTCCACAAATGAAACTAGTCCTGTCAGTGAAAATGGTGATGCTAATGGAACAGCCGGGGACAGTAGTTCTCACGGTGTCGAGGATAACATGGAGAGTGTTGAACTCAGTGACAAAGAATCTCCTTCAAAACAAGATATTATGGAGACTGAATCTCTCCTTCGAATGGAAGATCACAAACTACAAACAGAAAACATGCTACGAAGATTCAAAAGATCTAATTTTTTCGTCCGAATTGCGGAGTCTGATGAACCTCTCTGGTCCAAGAAAAGAGTAGCTGCAACTAAGACGACAGATGAACAATCATATTCAGATAGCCAGGGAAACAGCAAGGTTTCAAGGAGTAATGTTTATAATACCATCTCTGATAAAGGGTTTTTTGATGGTAGCACATCTGGAGGAGTCGCTCGTGATACTGCAAGGTGCTACGCTCTGCAGAATGGAGACATCGTG GTTATTTTGCAAGTGAATGTTGGTGTTAGCAATATGGAAGATCCAGTGCTTGAAGTTCTTCAATTTGAGAAGTGTATATCTAGCAATTATATACGTGAGAATCTTGTTGATGGAGTTCCTAACGCTATTGAGGATCCTTGTCGAGAGCTTCTTAGCTGGTTGCTCCCTTTAGATCGCACACTACCTCCTCGTTCTTTATCACCTGCTACTCTCAATCCTAGTATATCACACAAGCAATCTTATTCTGCTCCAGGGTCtcaaatattttcattaagtCACTTCAGAAGCTATTCAATGCCTTCACCCTCCTCTGCTCAGTCTCCCAACATAAGACCACAACCAATATCTGAAACTCAGGAGTTTGTGCCTGAAAAGCCTGCAAAAACACCTGATGTTATAAATGATGGGCAGCTTTCCTTTAGAGGAGTTCCTTTGGAGCCTGAACGCTATTCTGTGCGTTGCGGTCTAGAAGGTGTATATTTACCTGGGAAAAGATGGTCGAAAAAAGTTGAAATCATCCAACCAATTGAAGTCCATTCTTTTTCTGCCAAATGTACTGCAGAAAATCTTCTTTGTGTCTTGATAAAG aacattgcTCCACAGCATGTGGAAGATATAGTTGTATTCATAGATGCAATCACTGTTGTCTTCGAGGAGGCATCCAAAGGAGGTTCTCCTTTGTCACTACCAATTGCCAGTATTGAGGTTGGGCATGGTCACAGTTTACCAAATCTGGCACTCAG GAGGGGTGAGGAGCACTCGTTTATTCTCAAGCCAGCAATTATGTCCTCTAGGGATCGAAGGAGCAACAGTGTTGTGCCTCTGACTTTGTCACTCCCAAAGATGACTGGAGCTGCCACAAATGCTTCTGTGCCAAGAGTTAGCGAGTCCAGTGTTCCTCTTACTGATCAGTATGCTGTACTTGTATCATACCACTGCAATTACACAG aatcaaaactatttttcaaGCAGGCTACAAGCTGGCAACCTTGTGCAGCTAGTGATCTTATGATCTCTGTATCTTCTGAACTGTCATTGCGAAATCCTAGCCCGAGTGCTCGAGTTCCTCAACTCCCTGTGCAG GTCTTAACCCTTGAAGCTACTAACATGACATCAGAAAACCTCACATTAACTGTCCTTGCACCAGAAGCATCTGGTTCTTCTTCAGTTGTATCCTTGAACTCGGCTCCAACCACACCAAATGGTTCTTATGATAATCTAAATGAGCCTGTGAGAAGATCTGGCTTGGGAAAGCATGGAATGGGTTTTCAGAGACTGAATTCAGTCGTTGCAGGCTCTCCAAAAGAAAGTGACAATGGAGGAAATAGAATGAGTACTTCGGCTGGCTGTACTCATCTCTGGTTGCAGAGTGCAGTTCCTCTAGG GTGTATTCCTGCACGTTCAAGCACCACTGTAAAACTTGAGCTGCTTCCATTAACAGATGGGATCATTACACTGGATACACTGCAAATAACAATAAAGGAGAAAG GCCTTACATACATACCGGAGCACTCCTTGGAGATACACGCATGTTCTGGCATTTCAGCAGGGAGGCCATAG